One part of the Fretibacterium sp. OH1220_COT-178 genome encodes these proteins:
- a CDS encoding ABC transporter substrate-binding protein yields MKSLCDRVFRPAGIFCAVLLLSLTLGAWGASASSGAAKVSSEKETRVVVDHTGKEVRIPAKIERIVITGPWPLPSVYCLFEGAGDKLVGIHPGSMSAAQHSLLPRVAPGVLKARTEFLKGDVLNAEELLELEPDVVFYRVETAAHAKQLALTGIPSVGFSTALSGFDTIKTFESWVKLLGEVLQQEDRAGGIVEYGRKTYDEIQAALNGAKDLRKPRALILFNYGDGIIKTSGSNFYGQYWLESTGAVNVASGLSGVAEINMEQIYAWDPDIIYITNFSRHMPEDLYENAIPGHDWSTVKAVREKKVYKFPLGMYRWYPPASDTPLVLKWLAQKNQPELFARVDMDAEVRSYYKRFYGVDLTDDELHRIFHPVREAANTK; encoded by the coding sequence ATGAAGTCGTTGTGTGACCGTGTTTTTCGTCCGGCCGGCATTTTCTGTGCCGTCCTTCTCCTCTCCCTGACCCTGGGGGCCTGGGGGGCGTCCGCCTCGAGCGGCGCAGCGAAGGTGTCCTCCGAGAAGGAGACTCGGGTGGTCGTCGACCACACGGGCAAGGAGGTGCGCATACCGGCGAAGATCGAGCGCATCGTCATCACGGGGCCCTGGCCCCTTCCGTCCGTCTATTGCCTGTTCGAGGGGGCGGGCGACAAGCTGGTGGGCATTCATCCCGGTTCCATGTCCGCCGCCCAACATTCGTTGCTTCCGCGCGTGGCCCCCGGAGTGCTGAAGGCTCGGACCGAATTTCTGAAGGGAGACGTGCTCAACGCGGAGGAGCTTTTGGAATTGGAGCCGGACGTCGTGTTCTATAGGGTCGAGACTGCGGCGCATGCGAAGCAGCTGGCTTTGACCGGCATTCCCTCGGTGGGCTTTTCGACGGCGCTCTCAGGCTTCGACACCATCAAGACCTTCGAGAGCTGGGTCAAGCTCCTGGGCGAGGTCCTCCAGCAGGAGGACCGGGCGGGCGGCATCGTCGAATACGGCCGGAAGACCTACGACGAGATTCAAGCCGCGCTGAACGGCGCGAAGGACCTGAGGAAGCCGCGGGCCCTGATCCTGTTCAACTACGGGGACGGGATCATCAAGACGTCCGGCAGCAACTTCTACGGGCAGTACTGGCTGGAGTCCACCGGGGCGGTCAACGTCGCTTCGGGCCTGTCCGGGGTTGCGGAGATCAACATGGAGCAGATCTACGCCTGGGATCCCGACATCATCTACATCACGAACTTCAGCCGGCACATGCCGGAGGACCTGTACGAGAACGCGATTCCCGGCCACGACTGGAGCACCGTGAAGGCCGTCCGGGAGAAAAAGGTCTACAAGTTCCCCCTGGGCATGTACCGCTGGTACCCGCCCGCATCCGATACGCCGCTGGTGCTGAAGTGGCTGGCCCAGAAGAACCAGCCGGAGCTCTTCGCCCGGGTGGATATGGATGCCGAGGTTCGGAGCTACTACAAGCGTTTCTACGGCGTCGACCTGACGGACGACGAGCTCCACAGGATCTTCCATCCCGTGCGCGAGGCCGCCAACACCAAGTGA
- a CDS encoding methyl-accepting chemotaxis protein, with the protein MSIKGKLRLIAVTVLIVILTMAGVTYLRAGTLLDDFLNRAGAEITVNSARIIEDQFDRYVSIVELAASAMRHAAVRVDGQEERHRDIGELCRSMLKNVGDQNIMNLFLGWEATGLLSIASMEGEWTAPAGYDARPRSWYREAVAARGSVVVAEPYVEAASGKAVLAVTKAVYDEANALIGVAAIEVTLDALSDFVVGRQIFGQGAGALVLKNGLLVACRDKEHVFKANILSGKEFDGTMHALAPQIVGGGSGVADCIENGEMQRIFYAPVGHGFFFYVAFPVEIINDMVHGLTLLLVLIAAVALLLTGTLIFTIIRGLSRSLKNMSSVTQKLGGGDLTVRFEEVGRDELTHMARELNCMVGSVSETLHGIQIEADATTREADNLAAIAEETLAAMEEVAASVERVNGVVGSVSAAVEETNASIGEIADSAQASAHNATEGAEQAAQVAELSKDASDEVSCVVDGMKKAKDKSERSIAQIRELGRSVDSISSFVATITSIADQTNLLALNAAIEAARAGEAGRGFAVVAEEVRKLAEESARAAQEVEKLIEGLQQHSEESISATEATEQLLTETVTTAESTQTKLNEATDAIARLNEAIQNIAAVSQQQAASSEEMTTAVHHVAEANRNVVNATDSIHTSTQETTKAAEAIATAAQGLSATADKLQRLVGTFTFTEKPAILPRKQN; encoded by the coding sequence ATGAGCATCAAGGGGAAACTTCGACTCATCGCCGTTACGGTCCTCATCGTGATCCTGACGATGGCCGGCGTCACCTACCTTCGCGCAGGAACCCTGCTCGACGACTTTCTCAACCGAGCCGGCGCGGAGATCACGGTGAACTCGGCCCGCATCATCGAAGATCAGTTCGACCGCTACGTCTCGATCGTGGAACTGGCCGCCAGCGCCATGCGCCACGCGGCCGTCCGGGTCGACGGCCAGGAGGAGAGGCACCGGGACATCGGCGAACTCTGCCGCAGCATGCTGAAGAACGTCGGCGACCAAAACATCATGAACCTCTTTCTGGGCTGGGAGGCTACGGGGCTGCTCTCCATAGCGAGCATGGAGGGTGAATGGACGGCGCCCGCCGGATACGACGCGCGTCCCCGGAGCTGGTATCGGGAGGCCGTCGCGGCCCGGGGCTCCGTGGTGGTGGCGGAGCCCTATGTGGAGGCCGCGTCGGGGAAAGCGGTCCTCGCGGTGACCAAGGCCGTTTACGACGAGGCCAACGCGCTGATCGGCGTCGCCGCCATCGAGGTGACCCTGGACGCTCTGAGCGACTTCGTGGTCGGGCGGCAGATATTCGGCCAGGGGGCGGGGGCGCTGGTTCTGAAAAACGGCTTGCTGGTCGCTTGCCGGGACAAGGAACACGTATTCAAGGCCAACATCCTGAGCGGCAAGGAGTTCGACGGCACCATGCACGCCCTGGCCCCCCAGATCGTCGGCGGGGGCTCCGGCGTCGCCGACTGCATCGAGAACGGAGAAATGCAGCGCATCTTCTACGCCCCCGTGGGGCACGGCTTTTTCTTTTACGTCGCCTTCCCGGTGGAGATCATCAACGACATGGTCCACGGCCTGACGCTCCTTCTGGTCCTCATCGCAGCCGTCGCCCTCCTGCTCACGGGCACCCTGATTTTCACCATTATCCGCGGTCTCTCCCGCTCCCTCAAAAACATGAGCTCCGTCACCCAGAAACTGGGCGGAGGAGACCTGACCGTCCGTTTCGAGGAGGTCGGCCGGGACGAGCTGACCCACATGGCCCGCGAACTCAACTGCATGGTCGGCTCTGTATCCGAGACGCTGCACGGCATTCAAATCGAGGCCGACGCAACGACGCGGGAGGCCGACAACCTGGCCGCGATCGCCGAGGAGACCCTGGCCGCCATGGAGGAGGTCGCCGCGTCCGTCGAGCGCGTCAATGGAGTCGTGGGGTCGGTTTCTGCGGCCGTGGAGGAGACCAACGCCTCCATCGGCGAGATCGCCGACAGCGCCCAGGCCAGTGCGCACAACGCCACGGAGGGAGCCGAACAGGCCGCGCAGGTCGCTGAGCTGTCCAAAGATGCCTCCGACGAGGTGAGCTGTGTCGTGGACGGCATGAAAAAGGCCAAGGACAAATCCGAGCGCAGCATCGCCCAGATTCGTGAGCTCGGCCGCTCCGTGGACTCCATCTCCTCCTTCGTGGCCACCATCACCTCCATCGCCGACCAGACGAACCTCCTCGCGCTCAACGCGGCCATCGAAGCGGCACGGGCCGGCGAGGCGGGCAGGGGATTCGCCGTCGTCGCCGAGGAGGTCCGCAAGCTGGCCGAGGAATCGGCGCGTGCGGCCCAGGAGGTCGAAAAGCTGATCGAGGGGCTCCAGCAACATTCCGAGGAGTCCATTTCCGCGACCGAGGCCACCGAACAGCTTCTGACGGAGACGGTCACGACGGCGGAGTCGACCCAGACAAAGCTGAACGAGGCCACGGACGCCATCGCCCGCCTGAACGAGGCGATCCAGAACATCGCGGCCGTCTCCCAGCAGCAGGCCGCCTCGTCGGAGGAGATGACCACGGCCGTTCACCACGTCGCGGAGGCGAACCGCAACGTGGTGAACGCAACGGACTCCATCCACACCTCCACGCAGGAGACGACCAAGGCCGCGGAGGCCATCGCCACGGCCGCTCAGGGATTGTCCGCGACCGCAGACAAACTCCAGCGGCTGGTCGGAACGTTCACCTTCACCGAGAAGCCGGCCATCCTGCCCCGGAAGCAAAACTGA
- a CDS encoding nucleotide-binding protein yields MKTIDIWILGMGNLLKKIAIYGKGGIGKSTTTSNLSAALAERGLRVMQIGCDPKADSTKTLMGGRAIPTVLDRMREGADSVGLGDIVFEGYGGCLCVESGGPTPGIGCAGRGIIAAFEKLEELDAYGRFEPDVVLYDVLGDVVCGGFAMPIRGGYADHVLIVTSAERMALFAASNIAHAVESFGSRGYARLAGLIHNSRNIADEDRQVAEAAEEMGTRVLKKIPRDGDVQTAENRGCTVIEALPESPMAAEYRDLADRVLEVCGG; encoded by the coding sequence TTGAAGACAATCGATATCTGGATTTTGGGGATGGGGAACCTGTTGAAAAAAATAGCGATTTACGGCAAGGGCGGCATCGGAAAGTCGACGACGACATCCAACCTCTCCGCGGCACTGGCGGAGAGGGGGCTTCGGGTCATGCAGATCGGGTGCGACCCCAAGGCGGATTCGACGAAGACCCTGATGGGCGGGCGCGCGATTCCGACCGTGCTGGACCGGATGCGGGAGGGAGCGGACTCCGTTGGCCTCGGGGATATCGTCTTCGAGGGCTATGGGGGGTGCCTGTGCGTCGAGTCCGGGGGGCCCACCCCGGGGATCGGCTGCGCGGGGCGCGGGATCATCGCCGCGTTCGAAAAGCTCGAGGAGCTCGATGCCTACGGGCGTTTCGAACCCGACGTGGTCCTTTACGACGTCCTGGGAGACGTGGTGTGCGGCGGCTTTGCCATGCCCATACGGGGCGGCTACGCCGACCATGTCCTCATCGTCACCTCGGCGGAGCGGATGGCCCTGTTTGCGGCCTCGAACATCGCTCACGCCGTCGAGAGCTTCGGCAGCCGCGGTTATGCGAGGCTCGCCGGGTTGATCCACAACTCGCGCAACATCGCCGACGAGGACCGCCAGGTGGCCGAGGCCGCCGAGGAGATGGGGACCCGGGTCCTGAAAAAGATCCCGCGCGACGGGGACGTCCAGACGGCGGAGAACCGCGGATGCACCGTCATCGAGGCGTTGCCGGAAAGCCCCATGGCGGCGGAGTACCGGGACCTCGCGGACCGTGTCCTGGAGGTGTGCGGGGGATGA
- a CDS encoding FecCD family ABC transporter permease, which produces MRRRGLFFLLALLPVATALICLGVGRYHVSIRETLEILFSALRGESVASTAHSVICKVRLPRILLSLFVGAGLSAAGASFQSLFSNPLATPDTLGVATGASFGAVLALLFSQNLLAVQSSAMVMGLIALLATTFISRVRGKSSVVMVVLAGMVVSALFQAMVSLAKYVADPEEVLPAITYWLMGSMSRASFHGIAMGVPLIAAGVFVLFLLRWRLNILSLQEDEAKSLGIDVKKLRLAVMGAATLITASCVSLCGNVGWVGLLIPHAARMICGSDNKRIVPVSLALGAAFMVLIDTAARSATAAEIPVSILTAIIGAPFFIVLLRRTRGARL; this is translated from the coding sequence ATGCGAAGGCGAGGGCTTTTTTTCCTGCTGGCTCTCCTGCCCGTCGCCACGGCGTTGATCTGCCTCGGGGTCGGGCGCTATCACGTGAGCATTCGGGAGACGCTGGAGATTCTGTTCTCCGCGCTCAGGGGCGAGAGCGTCGCCTCCACCGCCCATTCGGTCATCTGCAAGGTGCGGCTGCCCCGGATCCTTTTATCCCTCTTTGTGGGGGCGGGGCTCTCGGCGGCGGGCGCCTCCTTCCAGTCCCTGTTCAGCAACCCCCTGGCGACGCCGGACACCCTGGGCGTCGCCACGGGGGCCTCGTTCGGCGCGGTGCTGGCGCTCCTCTTCTCCCAGAATCTCCTGGCCGTGCAGAGCTCGGCGATGGTCATGGGGCTGATCGCGCTGCTCGCGACGACCTTCATCAGCCGGGTCCGCGGCAAGAGCAGCGTCGTCATGGTGGTGCTGGCGGGGATGGTGGTCTCCGCGCTCTTCCAGGCCATGGTCTCGCTGGCCAAATACGTGGCCGATCCGGAGGAGGTGCTTCCCGCCATCACCTACTGGCTGATGGGGAGCATGTCGCGGGCCAGCTTTCACGGCATCGCGATGGGGGTGCCCCTGATCGCCGCAGGGGTGTTCGTCCTGTTTCTGCTGCGCTGGAGGCTGAACATCCTTTCGCTCCAGGAGGACGAGGCGAAATCGCTGGGGATCGACGTGAAGAAGCTGCGGCTTGCGGTGATGGGGGCGGCGACGCTGATCACGGCCTCGTGCGTCTCGCTCTGCGGCAACGTGGGGTGGGTGGGACTGCTGATCCCGCATGCGGCGCGGATGATCTGCGGAAGCGACAACAAGCGGATCGTGCCCGTCAGCCTGGCGTTGGGCGCGGCGTTCATGGTCCTCATCGACACGGCCGCCCGCAGCGCCACGGCGGCGGAGATCCCGGTCTCCATCCTGACGGCGATCATCGGAGCGCCGTTCTTCATCGTGCTGCTGCGGCGGACCAGGGGGGCCAGGCTGTGA
- a CDS encoding ABC transporter ATP-binding protein, protein MIFDVRKGSFGYDAVPVLKDVTFSVKGCEILAVLGPNGVGKTTLLRCMMGLLRWKKGASYIDGRDLSRLSPREVWRRIAYVPQSKGTALSYTAGEMVLMGRSARMGLFAQPSRADEEAAERAMEHVGVAHLRDKRCSCMSGGELQMVLIARALSAEPEMLVLDEPESNLDFKNQLIVLETIERLAHERGIAAVINTHYPAHALKIADKALILHRGGDSLYGPASTVVNEENMRHAFDVRVKILDCLCDGLCYKSVIPIATL, encoded by the coding sequence GTGATCTTCGACGTTCGGAAGGGAAGTTTCGGTTACGATGCGGTTCCGGTGCTGAAGGACGTCACCTTCTCCGTGAAGGGGTGCGAGATCCTGGCGGTGCTGGGGCCCAACGGCGTGGGGAAGACGACCCTGCTGCGGTGCATGATGGGGCTTCTGCGCTGGAAGAAGGGTGCCAGCTACATCGACGGGCGCGACCTTTCCCGTCTGAGCCCGCGCGAGGTCTGGAGGCGCATCGCCTATGTCCCCCAGTCCAAGGGCACGGCGCTCTCCTATACGGCCGGGGAGATGGTCCTCATGGGACGTTCGGCGCGGATGGGGCTTTTCGCCCAGCCGTCCCGCGCGGACGAGGAGGCCGCGGAACGGGCCATGGAGCACGTGGGCGTGGCGCACCTGCGCGACAAGAGGTGCAGCTGCATGAGCGGCGGCGAGCTGCAGATGGTCCTCATCGCCCGGGCCCTGAGTGCGGAGCCGGAGATGCTGGTGTTGGACGAGCCGGAGTCGAACCTCGATTTCAAGAACCAGCTGATCGTGCTGGAGACGATCGAGCGCCTGGCGCACGAGCGGGGCATCGCGGCGGTCATCAACACCCACTACCCGGCGCACGCGCTCAAGATTGCGGACAAGGCGCTGATCCTGCACCGGGGCGGCGACAGCCTGTACGGTCCGGCCTCGACCGTCGTGAACGAGGAGAACATGCGGCACGCGTTCGACGTCCGCGTCAAGATTCTGGACTGTCTCTGCGACGGTCTGTGCTACAAGAGCGTCATCCCCATCGCGACGCTGTAG
- a CDS encoding nitrogenase component 1, whose amino-acid sequence MSGTFEDTLHYTSPAHGGWGMVRIGMLVPESVQLFVCPFACGRHGAIGAMRQGFKDRLAYLYVDQNDIVRGYDDLIPGAVADLLEALTWRPRVVLIFLSCLDDLIGTDRDALLEVLHDRFPGLLFRICHMNPISLDSKSPPPVTIQRRIYSLLEPSETREAAVNSIGNLEAVDPGCELYRLLSGMGVEELRHISSCGTFDAFRRMASSRANLVLLPAGVWAAQEMERKLGIPFLFLPVSYRVGEIEEGYGRLRDFLDPAGEQPDLAADRADALAAVEAALKAVGDRPVIVDASATVRPFGLARALLEYGFSVRRVEAQKCIPIDRENLAWLESNRPDVELMQPQHHRVVRFDRRMGEALAIGIDGAYIAGARHVVDLFADGGLFGFHGLRTLMGRIRAAAETETDLERLIDGYGLVV is encoded by the coding sequence ATGAGCGGCACCTTCGAGGACACGCTTCACTACACCTCGCCGGCGCACGGCGGCTGGGGGATGGTTCGGATCGGGATGCTGGTCCCGGAGAGCGTTCAGCTCTTCGTCTGCCCCTTCGCCTGCGGCCGGCACGGGGCCATAGGCGCGATGCGCCAAGGGTTCAAGGACCGTCTGGCGTACCTCTACGTCGATCAGAACGATATCGTCAGGGGGTACGACGACCTGATTCCCGGGGCGGTGGCCGATCTCCTGGAGGCCCTGACGTGGCGCCCGAGGGTCGTCCTGATCTTCCTGAGCTGTCTCGACGACCTCATCGGGACGGATCGTGACGCCCTTTTGGAGGTTCTGCACGATCGCTTTCCCGGCCTGCTCTTCCGGATCTGCCACATGAACCCCATATCGCTCGACTCGAAGTCCCCGCCCCCGGTGACGATCCAGAGGCGCATCTACAGCCTGCTGGAGCCCTCCGAGACGAGGGAGGCGGCGGTCAACAGCATCGGCAATCTCGAGGCGGTGGACCCGGGGTGCGAACTGTACCGTCTCCTGTCGGGCATGGGGGTGGAGGAGCTGCGGCACATCTCGTCCTGTGGGACCTTCGACGCCTTCCGGCGTATGGCGTCCAGCCGGGCCAACCTCGTCCTCCTTCCGGCCGGGGTTTGGGCCGCCCAGGAGATGGAGCGGAAGCTGGGGATTCCCTTCCTTTTTCTGCCGGTGAGCTACCGCGTCGGGGAGATTGAGGAGGGGTACGGGCGACTGAGGGATTTTCTGGATCCCGCAGGGGAGCAGCCCGACCTGGCCGCGGACCGGGCTGATGCGCTCGCCGCCGTGGAGGCGGCTTTGAAGGCCGTCGGGGACAGGCCGGTGATCGTCGACGCCTCCGCCACGGTGCGTCCCTTCGGTCTTGCCCGCGCGCTCCTGGAGTACGGTTTTTCCGTCCGGCGCGTGGAGGCCCAGAAGTGCATTCCCATCGACCGCGAGAACCTGGCCTGGCTCGAGTCGAATCGGCCGGACGTCGAGCTGATGCAGCCCCAGCACCACCGGGTCGTCCGGTTCGACCGCAGGATGGGGGAGGCCCTTGCGATCGGGATCGACGGCGCCTACATTGCGGGGGCCCGGCACGTGGTCGACCTCTTCGCCGACGGCGGGCTCTTCGGATTCCATGGGCTCCGCACCCTGATGGGACGGATACGCGCGGCCGCCGAGACGGAGACGGACCTCGAGCGCCTGATCGACGGTTACGGGCTGGTGGTGTGA
- a CDS encoding nitrogenase component 1, giving the protein MARLSISLPPFSPDYSGVSSVFFDLPAVVAIHDASGCTGNYTGYDEPRWYGARSAIFCSALRDLDAVMGDDEKLIGRMIAACGDLRPEIAALVGSPVPMVVGSDMKGIAAELEARTGLPSFGFDTTGTAYYDRGVAAALKALLERFAEPAPAVADGVNIVGATPLDFGEGANVRDLQAALRERGVGIVSTLAMGYGLEDLRRAPSARVNLAVSRGGFMVSEWMHRRFGTPYLCGLPMGGACLEEYFRVLRAMLSGEAPKPHVLQGSPPSSEPEVLVIGEQVQANAVRWALSREFGVDNVAVGCLFGLEPGLALPGDRDLRDEAAIRSAMNSGPSLIVGDPLLESLLRKPSVEFVPFPLYAVSSHQSPTPAVRYVGERFNEVFCRAFRTWSSPGRSGGESSS; this is encoded by the coding sequence ATGGCGCGCCTGTCGATATCCCTTCCGCCCTTTTCCCCGGACTACTCGGGGGTCTCCTCCGTGTTCTTCGACCTGCCCGCCGTGGTCGCCATCCACGACGCCTCCGGATGCACGGGCAACTACACGGGATACGACGAGCCCCGATGGTACGGGGCGCGTTCCGCGATCTTCTGCTCTGCCCTGAGGGACCTCGACGCCGTGATGGGGGACGACGAGAAGCTGATCGGCCGCATGATCGCCGCGTGCGGCGACCTGAGGCCGGAGATCGCGGCCTTGGTGGGAAGCCCCGTGCCGATGGTGGTCGGCAGCGACATGAAGGGGATCGCCGCGGAGCTGGAGGCCAGAACCGGACTGCCGAGCTTTGGGTTCGACACCACGGGCACGGCCTATTACGACCGGGGCGTTGCGGCCGCACTGAAGGCGCTGCTGGAGCGCTTTGCGGAGCCCGCTCCGGCCGTCGCGGACGGGGTCAACATCGTGGGGGCGACGCCGCTCGATTTCGGCGAGGGGGCGAACGTGCGGGACCTTCAGGCTGCGCTGCGGGAACGGGGGGTCGGGATCGTCTCGACCCTGGCGATGGGCTACGGCCTGGAGGACCTGCGCCGCGCTCCTTCGGCCCGCGTCAACCTGGCCGTGTCGAGGGGCGGCTTTATGGTCTCGGAGTGGATGCACCGCCGGTTCGGCACGCCGTATCTTTGCGGGCTGCCGATGGGCGGGGCCTGTCTGGAGGAATACTTCCGCGTGCTCCGCGCGATGCTGAGCGGCGAGGCTCCCAAGCCCCACGTACTGCAGGGCTCACCGCCCTCCTCCGAACCGGAGGTCCTGGTGATCGGGGAGCAGGTTCAGGCGAACGCCGTCCGATGGGCGCTGTCCCGGGAGTTCGGCGTCGATAACGTCGCGGTGGGGTGTCTGTTCGGCTTGGAGCCGGGGCTGGCCCTGCCGGGAGACCGCGACCTTCGGGACGAGGCGGCGATACGGAGCGCGATGAACTCAGGGCCTTCGCTGATCGTCGGAGATCCTCTGCTGGAGTCCCTCCTGCGGAAGCCCTCCGTGGAGTTCGTCCCGTTTCCGCTCTACGCGGTCTCCAGCCATCAGTCTCCGACCCCGGCCGTCCGGTACGTCGGGGAGCGCTTCAACGAGGTGTTTTGCAGGGCTTTTCGGACATGGAGCTCCCCCGGCCGGTCCGGCGGGGAGAGCTCGTCGTGA
- the mrtS gene encoding Synerg-CTERM system glutamic-type intramembrane protease MrtS, with product MNGLAAAVLGLAVGAFMLYFPYWWCGVRGEREEDWGLAWFMGPGAWRDTLLALVLTLVPLTLVSLHWPPEWGGPGPHSPSLLRALNLLGGGLAAAFIEETFFRGWLQTLTVRRWGPWMGIPLATLPFALSHLIVMPGWLRLATFFPGLVMGVLRHRNGSVLPAVVYHALCNVWAVWWAPLP from the coding sequence GTGAACGGACTTGCCGCTGCGGTCCTCGGCCTGGCCGTGGGCGCCTTCATGCTTTACTTCCCCTACTGGTGGTGCGGCGTGAGGGGAGAACGCGAGGAGGACTGGGGGCTGGCCTGGTTCATGGGGCCGGGGGCGTGGCGGGACACCCTTCTCGCGCTCGTCCTGACGCTGGTGCCCCTGACCCTCGTATCCCTGCACTGGCCTCCCGAATGGGGCGGTCCCGGACCCCACTCCCCATCGCTCCTCAGGGCGCTGAACCTCCTGGGGGGCGGCCTGGCCGCCGCCTTCATCGAGGAGACGTTCTTTCGGGGCTGGCTCCAGACCCTCACCGTACGCCGATGGGGACCATGGATGGGGATTCCTCTGGCAACGCTGCCCTTCGCCCTGTCCCACCTGATCGTGATGCCGGGCTGGCTGAGGCTGGCGACGTTCTTCCCGGGGCTGGTGATGGGAGTTCTTCGCCACCGCAACGGCTCGGTGCTGCCCGCCGTCGTCTATCACGCGCTCTGCAACGTCTGGGCCGTCTGGTGGGCTCCCCTGCCCTGA
- a CDS encoding peptidyl-prolyl cis-trans isomerase: protein MKGSFARRTTFGLVLMALLAAGWAWAAPTEPAPEPKTDPEKVLARVEGQEIKEKDVDQIIRMMGPQGAMMYDNPQGRKAVLDELVSMRLFALKGAAEKLDQTPDFQAALETFRVQSLARAAIDAALKDVSVTDEEAKKFYDGHPDQFTQPERVRVRHILVSDDVTSADTIAKVQAELKGGVSFDELAKTHSLCPSSAQGGDLGEVSKGQMVPEFESAAFALKNPGDVSEPVKTQFGWHVIKLESRIPETVEPFDTVKPQLLQYLTNEKKGEAFKAATELLKKTYKVEMLVSEDVAPAESGKK, encoded by the coding sequence GTGAAAGGATCATTTGCCAGAAGGACGACGTTCGGGCTGGTTTTGATGGCTTTGCTGGCTGCGGGATGGGCCTGGGCCGCTCCGACGGAACCGGCTCCGGAGCCCAAGACGGATCCCGAGAAGGTTTTGGCCAGGGTGGAGGGCCAGGAGATCAAGGAGAAGGACGTCGACCAGATCATCCGGATGATGGGGCCCCAGGGGGCCATGATGTACGACAATCCGCAGGGTCGCAAGGCCGTGCTGGACGAGCTCGTCTCCATGCGTCTGTTCGCCCTGAAGGGCGCCGCGGAGAAGCTGGACCAGACGCCGGATTTCCAGGCGGCGCTCGAGACGTTCCGCGTCCAGTCCCTGGCCCGTGCGGCCATCGACGCGGCTCTGAAGGACGTCTCCGTCACCGATGAGGAGGCCAAGAAGTTCTACGACGGGCATCCGGACCAGTTTACCCAGCCCGAGCGCGTGCGCGTGCGCCATATCCTGGTCAGCGACGATGTGACGAGCGCCGACACCATCGCGAAGGTCCAGGCGGAGCTCAAGGGGGGCGTCTCCTTCGACGAGTTGGCGAAGACGCATTCGCTCTGCCCCTCCAGCGCCCAGGGCGGCGACCTGGGCGAGGTCTCCAAGGGGCAGATGGTCCCCGAGTTCGAGTCCGCGGCCTTCGCGCTCAAGAACCCCGGCGACGTCTCCGAGCCCGTCAAGACCCAGTTCGGCTGGCACGTCATCAAGCTGGAGAGCCGGATCCCCGAGACCGTGGAGCCGTTCGATACGGTAAAGCCCCAGCTGCTTCAGTACCTCACCAATGAAAAGAAGGGGGAGGCCTTCAAGGCCGCCACGGAGCTCCTGAAGAAGACCTACAAGGTGGAGATGCTGGTGTCCGAGGACGTCGCCCCTGCGGAGTCGGGGAAGAAGTAG